The sequence TTGTATGAATAACAACTCTACGAAATGTAagactatatgtatgtatgtatgtatgtatgtatgtatgtatgtatgtatgtatgcgtatgtatgtatgtatgtatgtatacgtttgtatgtatgcatacgtatgtatgtatgtatgtatgtatgtatgtatgtatgtatacgtatgtatgtatgtatgtatgtatgtatgtatgtgtattttacagTATTATAATATGGGGTGGGTGTGGTGTGGATGAATTCAAAACAGTAACAACCCTTTCATTACAATTGGGGTCACGATTTTCTATTATATTTACTGTCAGGTCTCAAAGAAAGCAGAAGTAGGATTttgtatacaaaaataaaagcaTATGACGAATCATCTAATTTAATGGCTATTGAGAATACTGGCGATGCCATTTACCAATCGTTATTGTACGGAAATGACGTCAACGTGTCAACTCTACATGAAGGTGACCAACAGTTATTATCAGCTctgacatttgacattgaagACAACCTCGTTTTCTGGATTGAtacttttcaaaagacaattGTAAAAATGGATTTAGGGACTGGGAATACGACAACTATCCATGTCGGTTTGTCTCCAAATTCACGTGGTATAGGAGTAGACTGGGTCGCTAATAATGTGTACTGGACAGATACTGATTACAATTGGA comes from Glandiceps talaboti chromosome 11, keGlaTala1.1, whole genome shotgun sequence and encodes:
- the LOC144442005 gene encoding protein cueball-like, which translates into the protein MTRKSSTLVLLVCIFCGLKESRSRILYTKIKAYDESSNLMAIENTGDAIYQSLLYGNDVNVSTLHEGDQQLLSALTFDIEDNLVFWIDTFQKTIVKMDLGTGNTTTIHVGLSPNSRGIGVDWVANNVYWTDTDYNWIMACDYDGLYYHTVVNTGLDEPADLVLDPQNG